From the genome of Pukyongia salina, one region includes:
- a CDS encoding AraC family transcriptional regulator encodes MQQTPSFDTWTSMFLIAVAMGLFLFVLLISGKNKKNYPIAFLVLAFSIILFQYVLYWTNYQYVFPYLRFVPQICYYATGPLLLLYFVNLYKNNHKFNMILHFIPAGILLIPNVVIWMKYLGWTEIEVPLLYLARNPWLVVGHMSLYTFLIIRLIKSAPSRTTQYLRLRHRWAVILVTLYSLFIFSYAAYFVLVRFPFFNSEWDYCISLMMTASIYTIGFFIFKQPKVFDGEFYKQLFIPLQNKKESFEQSLLNELYKNVTNYMETKKPYIENELRLVHLADRLGFSTHLLSKVINDKSGKNFNQFINDYRLAEAEELLREATDLSIQNIYYEVGFNNKATFYSAFRRKYGCTPSQFKIKDHKS; translated from the coding sequence ATGCAGCAAACTCCCTCATTCGATACCTGGACATCGATGTTCCTGATCGCAGTTGCGATGGGGTTATTTCTCTTTGTACTACTGATCTCCGGGAAAAATAAAAAGAACTACCCCATTGCTTTCCTTGTACTCGCTTTTTCCATAATCCTGTTTCAGTATGTGCTGTACTGGACAAACTATCAATACGTCTTTCCATACCTCAGGTTTGTTCCGCAAATATGCTACTATGCCACCGGTCCCTTGTTGCTTTTATATTTTGTGAATCTGTACAAGAATAATCACAAGTTTAATATGATACTTCACTTTATTCCAGCAGGTATCCTGTTAATTCCAAATGTGGTGATCTGGATGAAGTACCTGGGATGGACCGAAATAGAAGTTCCCTTGCTATACCTGGCCAGGAACCCATGGTTAGTTGTAGGGCATATGTCACTTTATACTTTTTTGATCATTCGCCTTATAAAGTCGGCTCCCAGCCGAACCACACAATACCTGAGATTACGGCATCGATGGGCTGTGATCCTGGTTACCTTATATAGCCTGTTCATCTTTTCGTATGCTGCGTATTTCGTTCTCGTTCGATTTCCATTCTTTAATAGTGAATGGGATTATTGTATCTCCCTGATGATGACTGCTTCTATTTACACCATAGGTTTCTTTATTTTTAAACAACCCAAGGTCTTCGACGGAGAGTTTTACAAGCAGTTGTTCATTCCGCTTCAGAATAAAAAAGAAAGTTTCGAGCAATCCCTGCTTAACGAGCTATATAAAAATGTGACCAACTATATGGAAACCAAGAAACCCTATATTGAGAACGAACTTCGCTTGGTCCATCTTGCCGATCGCCTGGGGTTCTCTACTCACTTGTTGTCTAAAGTGATCAACGATAAATCGGGTAAGAACTTCAATCAGTTCATCAACGATTATCGTCTGGCTGAAGCCGAAGAATTACTACGTGAAGCAACAGACCTTTCCATTCAGAACATTTATTACGAAGTTGGATTTAACAATAAGGCGACGTTTTACAGTGCTTTCAGAAGAAAATACGGATGTACGCCATCTCAATTTAAAATCAAAGACCACAAGTCTTGA
- a CDS encoding zinc-dependent peptidase produces MMILLQADENATWLAPYAYGVVIIIILIAIFRAFENWYANRFNRPLFRHYLVYKKLKPEQIKVLEEDFLFYRKLSNKYKRQFRHRVATFIQDKKFVGREGLVVSDRMKVLIAAVGCMLSFGRKNYEYGLIDFILVYPGEFYSTMNDSHHKGEFNPREKALVLSWKDFEEGYKITNDNFNLGIHEFMHAMQLEARQRSDIDSSRFSRQFQNILKRLTNEEVKHKLDETRYFREYAFTNQYEFMAVLAEYFIESPEEFKKHFPTLYKYTQNLLNFRYAGY; encoded by the coding sequence ATGATGATACTTTTACAAGCCGATGAAAATGCAACTTGGTTGGCTCCATACGCCTATGGGGTGGTGATCATCATCATATTAATTGCTATTTTCAGGGCCTTCGAGAATTGGTATGCCAACCGTTTTAACCGGCCATTATTTAGACATTATCTCGTATACAAAAAACTAAAACCCGAACAAATTAAGGTTCTGGAAGAAGACTTTCTCTTTTACAGGAAACTCTCTAATAAATACAAAAGGCAATTCAGGCATAGGGTAGCAACTTTTATTCAAGATAAAAAATTTGTGGGAAGGGAAGGACTGGTAGTATCCGATAGGATGAAGGTCCTCATTGCGGCTGTTGGCTGTATGCTTAGTTTTGGACGAAAAAATTACGAATACGGACTTATTGATTTCATACTGGTGTACCCCGGAGAATTCTACAGTACGATGAACGACTCACATCACAAAGGTGAGTTTAACCCAAGAGAAAAAGCGCTTGTGCTAAGTTGGAAAGATTTTGAAGAAGGCTACAAGATCACTAACGATAATTTCAATCTGGGAATACATGAGTTTATGCATGCCATGCAGCTGGAAGCCAGGCAACGTTCGGATATAGATTCGTCCAGATTCTCCAGGCAATTTCAGAATATATTAAAGAGACTTACCAACGAAGAAGTAAAACACAAGTTGGACGAAACACGATATTTTCGCGAATATGCTTTTACCAATCAATACGAGTTCATGGCTGTGTTAGCCGAGTATTTTATCGAGTCACCGGAAGAATTTAAAAAGCATTTTCCCACACTTTATAAATACACCCAGAATCTACTTAATTTCAGGTATGCTGGCTATTAA
- a CDS encoding T9SS type A sorting domain-containing protein, protein MKKLRLLCTLLIILAFSGLSAQNLAVYVSDAGNFNTGPWQIAKFDENGNFEGALMSDTDGIVWPQDIIFLDSEQQVLISNLGPLGRITKHQWDTGNYVENFAEGLGGPTRMKVGPDGKLYVLQWSNTVNQVLRFELDGTPLGNFTGTGLAQSIGIDWDSNGDLYVSSYGGNVVQKYDGSTGMNMGPFINTGLSGPTNIFFEPGGDLIVFNYNSGIVKRFDSLGNFVEDLITGVNGCEGFAFFPNGDILIGVGSDGSVRRYDSSYNFIENFVDTGILETPNAIVIRDDIPLSVGENALELVMVTPTIGTLFQFSQKALATFDTFYIYTEHGKLVETLTSISSEWNASHLTEGIYFISASKNGRKLTQKIIVKTK, encoded by the coding sequence ATGAAAAAACTTAGACTTTTATGTACCCTCCTCATTATCCTGGCTTTTTCAGGGTTAAGCGCACAAAACTTAGCTGTATATGTAAGCGATGCCGGAAATTTTAATACCGGCCCCTGGCAGATCGCAAAATTTGATGAGAACGGAAACTTTGAAGGAGCTCTTATGAGCGATACGGACGGAATCGTATGGCCACAGGATATAATTTTCCTCGATAGTGAACAGCAAGTGCTGATATCTAATCTAGGCCCCTTAGGACGCATCACCAAACACCAGTGGGATACAGGAAACTATGTGGAAAATTTTGCTGAAGGCCTGGGAGGTCCTACCCGGATGAAGGTAGGTCCCGATGGCAAATTATATGTGCTGCAATGGAGTAATACCGTAAACCAGGTGCTTCGTTTCGAACTCGACGGTACTCCCTTAGGTAATTTTACCGGCACGGGACTTGCACAGAGTATTGGAATAGATTGGGATAGCAATGGTGATCTATATGTTTCTTCCTATGGAGGTAATGTGGTGCAGAAATATGACGGCTCAACTGGTATGAATATGGGACCATTTATCAATACAGGTCTTTCAGGCCCAACGAATATCTTCTTCGAACCGGGTGGCGATCTAATAGTTTTTAATTACAACAGTGGGATTGTAAAAAGGTTTGACTCCTTAGGAAATTTTGTGGAAGATCTTATCACAGGGGTAAATGGGTGCGAAGGTTTTGCCTTCTTCCCCAATGGAGATATTCTCATTGGCGTAGGATCTGATGGATCTGTGCGCAGATATGATAGCTCGTATAACTTCATTGAGAATTTTGTCGATACCGGTATTTTAGAGACACCAAATGCGATCGTTATACGCGACGACATCCCTTTGTCCGTGGGGGAGAACGCCCTTGAATTAGTGATGGTGACTCCCACGATTGGAACTTTATTTCAATTTTCACAGAAGGCCCTGGCTACATTCGATACTTTCTATATATACACGGAACACGGAAAACTAGTAGAAACCCTTACCAGCATAAGCAGTGAATGGAATGCCTCTCACTTGACAGAAGGAATATATTTTATTTCAGCATCAAAAAACGGACGAAAATTAACACAAAAAATCATAGTGAAGACTAAGTAA
- a CDS encoding YpdA family putative bacillithiol disulfide reductase — protein MKTVADVLIIGAGPIGIACALECKKNKLSYVVIEKGALTNSLYNYPLNMTFFSTSEKLEIDDIPFISTKPKPNRDEALEYYRRVATSHELNIKLYEKIVSVEKNGDVFTVRSDKSTYTAQNIIVSTGFYDIPKLLNVPGEDLPKVSHYFKEAHPYILQKTVVVGASNSAVDAALEIWRKGGEVTMVVRGPQIGERVKYWVKPDIENRIAEGSIKALFNAEIIEIKEKEVIIETPNGRQIIENDFVVALTGYKPNFKFLRSLGIQLSDDGNYFPTYDPETMESNVPGLYLAGVICGGMETHKWFIENSRIHAKIITRNIKQKVNSQHT, from the coding sequence TTGAAAACAGTTGCAGATGTATTGATAATTGGTGCCGGCCCGATAGGTATTGCCTGTGCGCTGGAATGTAAGAAGAACAAGCTATCTTATGTTGTAATAGAAAAAGGAGCACTTACCAATTCGTTGTATAACTATCCACTGAACATGACCTTTTTTTCAACTTCAGAAAAACTGGAGATCGATGATATTCCATTTATAAGTACAAAGCCCAAACCAAATAGAGACGAAGCCCTGGAATATTATCGCCGGGTCGCTACCTCCCATGAACTCAATATTAAGTTGTACGAAAAGATAGTTTCGGTTGAAAAGAATGGAGACGTTTTTACTGTTCGATCTGATAAATCAACCTATACCGCCCAAAATATAATTGTAAGTACGGGTTTTTACGATATACCCAAATTACTAAACGTTCCTGGAGAAGACTTGCCTAAGGTATCTCATTATTTTAAAGAGGCACATCCCTACATTCTGCAGAAGACCGTGGTGGTTGGTGCTAGTAATTCGGCGGTGGATGCGGCTCTGGAAATATGGCGTAAAGGAGGAGAAGTGACCATGGTCGTGAGAGGACCCCAAATTGGCGAGCGGGTAAAATACTGGGTGAAACCGGACATTGAGAACCGCATCGCAGAAGGTAGTATAAAAGCACTCTTCAATGCCGAGATCATAGAAATTAAAGAGAAAGAGGTAATAATTGAAACGCCCAACGGGCGACAAATAATCGAAAATGATTTTGTGGTAGCTCTTACCGGTTACAAGCCCAATTTTAAATTTTTAAGATCTTTGGGCATTCAACTTTCAGATGACGGGAATTACTTTCCTACTTACGATCCCGAAACGATGGAATCTAATGTCCCCGGATTATACCTGGCCGGAGTGATATGCGGAGGAATGGAAACTCACAAGTGGTTTATCGAAAACAGCAGGATACATGCCAAGATCATCACCCGTAATATAAAACAGAAGGTTAATAGCCAGCATACCTGA
- a CDS encoding BLUF domain-containing protein, producing the protein MHTICYVSSARSNITQDELTHLFDFTVENNTLMNITGILLYESGKFLQVLEGEESLLKKLFAKIEVDSRHSNIFVILNKKSMYNIFADYASGFSIVKTKEELASIESYLDQIEDAPNVKYIKGILEPFLL; encoded by the coding sequence ATGCATACCATTTGTTATGTGAGTAGTGCTCGCTCGAATATTACCCAGGATGAACTCACGCATCTCTTCGATTTCACGGTAGAAAATAACACCTTAATGAATATAACAGGTATACTGCTTTATGAAAGCGGGAAATTTCTACAGGTTTTGGAAGGCGAAGAGTCTCTACTGAAAAAATTATTCGCAAAAATTGAAGTCGATTCAAGACACAGCAATATCTTTGTAATTCTGAATAAGAAAAGCATGTATAACATTTTTGCTGATTACGCATCGGGATTCAGCATAGTAAAAACGAAGGAAGAATTAGCGTCCATCGAATCTTACCTGGATCAAATAGAAGATGCACCAAACGTAAAATACATAAAAGGTATCCTAGAACCATTTCTATTATAA
- the rpe gene encoding ribulose-phosphate 3-epimerase: MMSTLIAPSILAADFANLQKDCEIVNKSEADWFHLDVMDGVFVPNISFGMPVIKAIAKHATKTLDTHLMIVDPDRYIKTFADLGVNVLTVHYEACTHLHRTLQAIKAEGMQAGVAINPHTNVSLLEDTLMDIDLVCVMSVNPGFGGQSFIENTYNKVRNLKKMINDLGAPTKIEIDGGVTDKNAAQLVEAGADVLVAGSYVFGSKDPVATIAGLKSITS, from the coding sequence ATAATGAGCACCCTAATTGCACCCTCTATCCTGGCAGCAGATTTTGCCAACCTTCAAAAAGATTGTGAAATAGTGAATAAAAGCGAGGCCGATTGGTTTCATCTAGACGTCATGGATGGCGTTTTTGTTCCTAATATTTCCTTCGGAATGCCTGTGATCAAGGCGATCGCAAAACATGCAACCAAAACCCTGGACACCCATCTCATGATCGTGGATCCGGACCGCTATATCAAGACTTTCGCAGATCTGGGTGTGAATGTACTTACAGTACACTACGAGGCATGTACCCATTTACATCGAACTCTACAGGCTATTAAAGCCGAAGGGATGCAGGCAGGTGTCGCAATTAACCCTCATACTAATGTGAGTTTGCTAGAGGATACTCTAATGGATATCGATCTGGTATGTGTTATGAGCGTTAATCCTGGATTTGGAGGACAAAGTTTTATTGAGAATACCTATAACAAGGTTCGCAACCTGAAAAAGATGATCAACGACCTGGGTGCACCTACAAAAATAGAAATTGACGGTGGTGTTACCGATAAAAATGCAGCCCAACTAGTAGAAGCAGGTGCCGATGTACTTGTGGCCGGCAGCTATGTGTTTGGCTCCAAAGATCCGGTTGCTACCATAGCAGGATTAAAGTCGATCACTTCCTAA
- a CDS encoding ATP-binding protein has product MNTLINRLFVKNEAKEVDKQVCTDPRRHILVHLYDLASNSIHLSGLQTQLSELEFDEDPFFADLQLAQYYFKFEEYLIDKDPRYISTRDQLRLDIQGKFPELLNTVTFKLLLESEQNQGVHLSRLFLKFVLKRILRDNCKNELVKDWFERINIQFPDTFEFNIVERINLLRRLKEASLEIYSKLAEVVGTRDIENYYYDSFTTFSKIYQPLKSLMIVKDLVPSEENKPEGTPVRKLIAVTDKIEQVNPNQLNVSQYKAVLENMLDGFLLIDDRLRIIQGNNTALRILGLSPSELQSHNLREFLPQEINRGLSQDINRVDSSIPSVILGKRIETIISNIDGVNDDYEISITNNYTSDKSTYSVFLKNISHKKHMMEAIREAKVNAERTAKAKSTFLSNMSHEIRTPLNVILGLSEIIKKGASDDNSTLRKNIEGIDFSAKNLLSIVNDILDFSKIEAGKLTLQSIDFNLRKVVENLSDGFEIKAREKGLELISEMDENIPDIVIGDQYRLNQILTNLIGNAIKFTKKGQVSISVSLLAEYENEIKLQFKVKDTGIGISKENLKRIFDSFFQVENREDSEIAGTGLGLAITKELINMQNGDFNATSVVNKGSEFKFVLPFKRSNLKSLNDSIKTYVRQDKKLEGLKVLVAEDNKMNQFYIRQLLNNLNVSVDIAENGQEAVEIFEQDKSNYDLILMDMHMPVMNGIEAISSIRNSNKDAIKKVPIVACSADVFPEARKSAIKAGIDFYLTKPLSEEAVKEVLFWLISDEKFEPQLQSEMVTSASEIKEKESRSVDMNLLKETFDNDEEFISSLLEVFIQTTPEDHKSLRTCIEREYYSRASSLAHKMKSSFMNLGMTVHGHHLQQIESNIIKKEGIEEAKKHFTVFNQMYTKALLEVNLLLIELRHK; this is encoded by the coding sequence ATGAACACTCTTATAAATCGTCTGTTCGTAAAGAACGAGGCAAAGGAAGTTGATAAGCAGGTATGTACCGATCCCAGGAGACACATCCTGGTACATCTCTATGATCTTGCCTCCAATTCGATCCACCTTTCCGGATTACAAACACAACTGTCTGAATTAGAATTTGATGAAGATCCATTCTTCGCCGATCTGCAATTAGCACAGTACTATTTTAAATTCGAAGAATACCTTATAGATAAAGATCCCAGATATATATCTACAAGGGATCAATTACGATTGGATATCCAGGGTAAATTTCCCGAACTCCTAAACACCGTTACCTTCAAACTTCTATTGGAAAGCGAACAGAACCAGGGTGTGCACCTTTCTCGTCTCTTTCTGAAATTTGTTCTGAAACGAATTTTGCGGGACAATTGTAAAAACGAATTGGTTAAGGATTGGTTTGAACGCATTAACATTCAATTTCCGGATACCTTCGAATTCAATATCGTTGAACGCATAAATCTTTTACGCAGACTTAAAGAAGCTTCTCTGGAGATCTATTCGAAACTTGCAGAAGTAGTTGGCACCAGAGATATAGAAAACTACTATTACGATAGTTTCACAACATTCAGTAAAATATACCAACCACTAAAATCCTTGATGATCGTTAAAGACCTTGTTCCAAGCGAGGAAAATAAACCCGAAGGAACACCGGTTAGAAAACTGATCGCCGTAACCGATAAAATTGAACAGGTTAATCCTAACCAATTAAATGTATCTCAGTACAAGGCTGTACTTGAGAATATGCTGGATGGATTTCTTTTAATAGATGATCGCCTACGTATCATACAGGGTAATAATACCGCTTTGCGAATTCTTGGGTTGAGCCCATCTGAACTTCAATCACATAACCTAAGGGAATTTTTACCCCAGGAAATTAACCGCGGATTATCTCAGGACATCAATCGGGTGGATTCTTCCATCCCCAGCGTGATCCTGGGAAAACGAATCGAGACCATTATATCGAACATCGATGGTGTAAACGACGATTACGAGATCTCGATCACTAATAATTATACTAGCGATAAGTCCACTTACAGTGTTTTCCTTAAGAATATTAGTCATAAAAAACACATGATGGAGGCCATTCGCGAAGCAAAGGTGAATGCAGAACGTACCGCAAAGGCGAAGTCTACTTTCCTTTCTAATATGAGTCATGAAATTAGAACCCCTCTTAACGTGATCCTTGGACTCTCCGAGATCATTAAAAAAGGAGCTTCAGATGATAATTCAACTCTGCGCAAGAATATAGAAGGTATCGACTTCTCCGCTAAAAATCTGCTCTCCATTGTAAATGACATCCTGGATTTCTCAAAAATTGAAGCCGGAAAGCTTACTCTCCAATCCATCGACTTTAATTTACGTAAGGTGGTTGAGAATCTTTCAGACGGATTCGAAATAAAAGCACGTGAAAAAGGGCTTGAACTAATTTCAGAAATGGATGAGAATATCCCAGACATAGTGATTGGTGATCAATACCGTCTCAACCAGATCCTCACCAATCTTATTGGTAACGCCATAAAATTCACTAAAAAAGGACAAGTAAGCATCTCGGTAAGTTTACTGGCCGAGTACGAAAATGAAATAAAACTGCAATTCAAGGTAAAAGATACAGGGATAGGGATATCTAAAGAAAACCTCAAAAGGATCTTCGATAGTTTCTTCCAGGTTGAGAATAGGGAGGATTCGGAGATCGCCGGAACTGGTCTAGGGCTCGCCATCACCAAAGAACTCATCAATATGCAGAATGGAGATTTCAATGCAACCAGTGTGGTAAATAAAGGTTCCGAATTTAAATTTGTTCTTCCGTTCAAGCGAAGTAACCTTAAGAGTTTGAACGACTCGATCAAGACTTACGTAAGGCAAGATAAGAAACTCGAAGGGCTGAAAGTTTTGGTTGCAGAGGATAATAAAATGAATCAGTTCTATATCAGGCAACTCCTCAACAACCTTAATGTTAGTGTGGATATAGCCGAAAATGGCCAGGAGGCCGTGGAAATATTCGAACAGGACAAATCTAATTACGACCTCATCCTGATGGATATGCACATGCCAGTAATGAACGGGATAGAAGCTATTTCGTCTATACGAAATTCTAATAAGGACGCCATTAAAAAAGTACCGATCGTCGCCTGTTCGGCAGATGTATTCCCGGAGGCACGCAAAAGTGCCATTAAAGCGGGAATAGATTTCTACCTCACTAAACCATTAAGCGAAGAAGCAGTGAAGGAAGTGCTGTTCTGGCTTATCTCCGACGAGAAATTCGAACCTCAATTACAGTCGGAAATGGTAACATCCGCTTCAGAAATAAAAGAAAAGGAGAGCCGAAGTGTGGATATGAATTTACTAAAGGAAACCTTCGATAATGACGAAGAGTTCATCTCTTCCTTACTTGAAGTATTTATCCAAACCACCCCCGAAGATCATAAGAGTTTACGAACCTGTATTGAGAGGGAATACTATTCGAGGGCGAGTTCGCTGGCCCATAAAATGAAATCCAGTTTTATGAATCTGGGCATGACCGTTCACGGGCACCATTTGCAGCAAATTGAAAGCAATATCATCAAGAAAGAAGGAATTGAAGAGGCTAAGAAACATTTTACTGTCTTCAACCAGATGTATACAAAAGCACTTCTGGAAGTGAATTTGCTGCTCATCGAGTTACGTCATAAGTAA
- a CDS encoding sigma-70 family RNA polymerase sigma factor, translating into MRQLKITKQVTNRETASLDKYLQEIGKVDLITADEEVELAQRIKAGDQRALEKLTKANLRFVVSVAKQYQNQGLTLPDLINEGNLGLIKAAQRFDETRGFKFISYAVWWIRQSILQALAEQSRIVRLPLNKIGSINKINKTFAFLEQAHERPPSAEEIAKELDMTINDVKESMKNSGRHVSMDAPLVEGEDSNLYDVLRSGESPNPDRTLLHESLRTEIERALETLTPREADVIRLYFGLGDQHPMTLEEIGETFDLTRERVRQIKEKAIRRLKHTSRSKILKTYLG; encoded by the coding sequence ATGAGACAACTTAAAATTACGAAGCAGGTTACTAACAGAGAAACTGCTTCTTTAGACAAGTATCTACAGGAAATTGGTAAAGTTGACTTAATCACCGCAGACGAAGAAGTAGAGTTGGCACAACGCATAAAAGCGGGTGATCAACGTGCGCTGGAAAAGTTAACAAAAGCCAATTTGCGTTTCGTGGTTTCGGTAGCAAAACAATACCAAAATCAAGGACTTACTCTCCCCGATTTGATCAACGAGGGTAACCTTGGGCTTATTAAAGCAGCACAACGTTTTGACGAAACCAGGGGATTCAAATTTATTTCCTATGCTGTTTGGTGGATTCGTCAATCCATTCTTCAGGCCCTGGCGGAACAATCGAGAATTGTTCGCCTTCCCCTGAATAAGATTGGAAGTATCAATAAGATCAATAAAACCTTTGCATTTCTAGAGCAAGCGCACGAACGTCCGCCATCTGCCGAAGAAATTGCCAAGGAACTGGATATGACCATAAACGACGTGAAGGAATCTATGAAAAATAGTGGCCGTCACGTATCTATGGACGCTCCTTTAGTGGAAGGTGAAGACTCTAACCTCTACGATGTATTACGTAGTGGAGAATCTCCAAATCCGGACAGAACCTTATTGCACGAATCACTCCGCACGGAGATCGAACGAGCTCTGGAAACTTTAACGCCTCGGGAAGCCGATGTAATTCGACTGTATTTCGGTCTTGGAGATCAACATCCAATGACTTTGGAAGAAATTGGCGAAACTTTCGACTTAACCCGTGAGCGAGTTAGACAAATTAAAGAAAAAGCGATCCGCAGACTGAAGCATACTTCAAGAAGTAAGATCCTTAAGACATATCTGGGATAA